The following proteins are co-located in the Nostoc sp. UHCC 0870 genome:
- a CDS encoding ribbon-helix-helix domain-containing protein: protein MSYLDWMVDRRRSEDYRQLSGHIPTAMYKKFKALCAERDVTQSEALEEALRLWFEHGEETNDSPPASSKQNNQ, encoded by the coding sequence ATGAGTTATTTAGATTGGATGGTTGATCGGCGAAGAAGCGAAGATTATCGGCAACTAAGTGGCCACATACCTACAGCAATGTACAAAAAGTTCAAAGCTCTTTGTGCAGAGAGGGATGTGACTCAAAGTGAAGCTTTAGAAGAGGCACTCAGACTATGGTTTGAGCATGGCGAGGAGACAAACGATAGCCCTCCGGCTAGTTCCAAACAAAATAATCAGTAA